The genomic DNA TGTTAATCTGCATAGGTTTGCTTGAAATATCTTTCTCTCTTGTACCGGAGCATGACAACAGTCTGTGTGACACTGATTATGTTCCCCCCCCTATCAttcccatccttcctaccttatacaactctgccccccctcctccccccctcccattTAGAAATATCCAGCTCTATACTGTACCCATACAAAGTCAACACTGCTGCTATTACAGTTAAAGATGTCCCCTACAATCATTAACAGTAGCGGAGCTGGTTGCACTTTCCCTTTAGAGAGGGTGTAATTGTGTGCAAGGTTTGGTCTTTGTATTTGGGAATGTTGAACTTTTTATTTTGGTAATTAAAGATTTTAATTAAAGTCTGTTTTTGTATACAGATGCATCATAAACCATGTCCCTATATTATTTTTTGGTGACATAAACTGTATTCTTAGTTTGtcaaatgtgaggattaaaCTCAACACAGTGAAAGGATAGGTACAAAATAAACTCACTGCATTTATAGTGGTTGTTGTAGGTGATAGTCCTGCCCCGATTTACATTTACCAGTGTCAGAATCAAAGCACACACTATGaatcagtggttcccaacctgaaGGACTCCCTAAGGGATCTCCAAATTGATCTGAGGGGTTAACACGATTACATAGAGAGAATTTTTGCATTTCATACCTTCTGCCATAGGGGGCAAGTAGGGTCAAGGTACCACTCAGTAAGGCTTTGAAAATCAAACCAGATGGAAAAGCACCAtaagaaaaacactgatttgGTGCCCCCTCCCTTATTAGGCGACCACCAATGTGCCCTATGCCACCCCTGACCAAAAATGTAAAGTCAGGGAATCACTGATTCATAGTCTATGGACCCTGACTGTCCAACATCTCATAGCAACCCATCTAATACTGTTGAAATATATTAGTGTGGACCACCTGACTGTTGGCAGAACAACACTGTCAgaccctcctctccttccttgaGGGTCAGATTGACacattacttcatttaaaaaagaggtCACAAACCAGAAATGCAGACCTCTACTTCCAACAACAAATGAGCCTGATACCTTTTCTGCACTTTTCAAACACTTGTATGGCAAAGAAAATCAAAAGACTCACTGATGGTACAAATGAAATTCTTTTAATGCATATTAGCACTTAGTTTTTGgatttacaaatataaacattaTCACATTCACCTGAGGCGATAGCAGATCAATTACAGCACAACACATCCCAAAGTACACACAACACCGACTGTATGGAGTTATCATTTCAACATTATGCAAATGAGTTATTTGCAAAGGTCTTTTAGTTGgttgtttatttaaaacctGTACGGAGAACCAGGTGTGTGGGGCTGACTGCAGTATATTCAGTCAGTGCAGGTTAAACTGTCACGGTCACACCTGCCTGCTGCGACAGTCAACATCCTGGTACTGGCTCTGAGTGTTAACATCCCACTAACCGGGTCCTGCAAATAAGCTCGAACAACCTCGATAAATTATTGGCAAGCGTTATTCGACCCAGCTCTCTGTGAGACACCTACGTCAAAGTACAAGTTgctaaatacatgaataaatacaaactgtaataaaaaaataataaattaatgtcGAAATGTTGGagaaaacccccccccccccatcaaacACAGCACTCAACTGTTCATGAAAGTGTTAACTGAAGACGAATGAGGTGTAACAGGATATGAAATTTGTTTACTTAAATTTATAACTGTTCAAATacattctatatatatatatatattttcagagAGTTTATCATAGTTAAGTCAGATATTATTCCTGTACAtgatcattgttttttttttttatctgatacTGAAGTTATTTGTGTCAAAAACTGGAGTTTGGCTCACAGGAGATACTGTCatatgaaagaaaaagtgaagaatGGCACAATATTGGAGTTCACATCTTGTGTAGTCTCGCTGTGATATTCAGCTCCTGAGCAGGTGCGAAAGATCCTGTAAACTCATTAAATGATGCTCGTATAAAAATACTGtgcttttcaaatatttaaaagaataaaaataaacaacccGACAGTCAGTTACAAGCACGTCttataaaaagtaaaatctcAACACGAATACATGCATGctatttcctcttttctctgtccagTGATCGTTTATCAGCCTCTTTACATTTGAAGAGTCCATTttcagatctctatccagaaatctctgtctctcctttcagtttattttgacactgagtgagtgagagacTTATCACAGGACcagtttgaaaagaaaaaaaatatttgttccATTAAGTGCAAAGACctttttttcagtctgttttgTCCCATTAGGAACTAGCTCGTCTTCTGCAGCAGTTTGTCCTCTTTCAGTCTAAATGGCACGCTCACAGACATCTCTGCTATGAACCTTTCGCAGGCCGTCTTGGTCACCTGCTTGCAGAAGCGGAGGTCAATTTGACAGATGCTTCCACAACGCTTGAAGAAGGTAAGGGAATGGTCTGTGACCCGGTTGCAAACtacaaaaagaggaacagagaggataACGATCAGTCACAAgcttgatattttaaaaaaaaggtgatgcATGCAGAGAATAATTTGGAAATGATCTTTGGaattatcttttctttcttgatGCGTAATGTGTTTCTTTGATTTTGCTGGACGATCAAGTCCAAGATCTTAAAGTGCACGCTATGTAGCTAGCACCAAACTGTTACATGCCAGAAAGACTCAAGGTATTACTTTGTCTTTGCAAAAGTTTGTTTGCAATTGACTTCCCTTAAGTGGTAAACCACACAGTTTGTGTCTAATTAGAAGATCGTGTGAATGTGTTCAGACCGTGCTTGGCTGACATCTCTCTGACCCTCTATTAGTTTTGTTGCAGAGTTGCACATTTACCAGTCTTCTTGGTTTATGTAGTTTGAGGATCTCATGTCTACCTAAACAAAGGTCTTATCAACCAGAGGGGTATTTACCTTACAATACTTTATATTCACTCATCTTTCTGCAGtttatgctttttattattatccacTGCTGTTTTGTGTTAATCTCAGTGTGTCCAATTTATGACTATGCCTCCTACACATAATGGCTATGGTAATGTAATAACTTATTAAGTACAGACCACAACAGCCAATTATTCTGTGATTAATATCAGCTATGATGCACTTTGGTTGTTGCATGAAGAGGGTAATATTTTCTCCAGTTAACATAGCATGAGCATATGAGAATGCAAAGATTTAAATGAATGTTACTAGAAAACTCTGCTTACATGGACCTTTTTTGTCACTTCAgcaaaagcacaggtgttactaatgaCATTCACGATGGTGCTGTTGTCATGATATTACAGTGcaacagtgagccagcatgcaaaCTGCTGGGACCTTGAAACAGCTACTGTCACATGGCAACATGTCCTCCATTAAAAAGCCCTAAGAGGGCTAATTAAATATCTGCCACAGGTAATTAATTATTGTAGCAACCTGGACAGGCTGGAGGATGAGGTACAAGACTGCATTAATTTACCCGTGCTGGGTGCTCAGGACTGGCGTACATCATATGCATTTTTCACACAAAACCAGTTTTTTGTTAGTTGGCAATGTCGTTACCCACCTGCGCACACGCACAGctgatttaacacattttggGTACTTAGTGCTCTTCTTAGGAGTGTGTGCGAGTGTGCAGACTGTGTTGATTGACTACGTTCATCTCTAACCCCCATAGCTTTGTTGCATCTGACAGGGTCACACATATTCAACTAGTCCTCCAAATTAATGACAAAATACACTGTACATTGAACCACACAAAAGCATTTCTGATCTGAAATGACTACTGGCAGGAAATTGTTTGTCTGTGCttttcaaaaacattaaaaacatacatatgcattgaaaaaaatatgttttgtgtgataTATCAACACTATGGTTGGTTAGGTTTatgcacaaaaaaaatgacttaattaGGTTTAGGGAATGATCACAGTTTGagttcaaatacatttttgtcaaGGTTTGGTACTTTAACCAATTATTGGTTGTAGACTTGTTGAATTAGTAAGAATGTAATGCCAACTACCCgttctatttaaaaataactcaACATAGTGATTGGTGTCCAGCAAGGCCACAACAAGAAACTGTGAATCCCCTGAAATTCTGATTTGGGCGGTCTCCTAGTAGAACCATCTAACTTACTACAATCCTGAATTTGTATATTCCTGCGCTGACGTTCCTCAGGTCCCTGTCCTCACCTGACAGGTTGATATCTGTGAGGGAGTCTCTGGTCGTGGTCCCCGCCGCCGTCAGCAGGTTGACTGACTGGTCGTTGATATGGTTGcagtagctcaggtccagcctGGACAGCAAAGGCATCTGCCGACTGATGAGACGCAGAGACGTGTCGGTGATGTCCAGCCCCGCCAGCCGCAGGTCCTCCAAGTTCCGCAACTTGCAGCGGTTATCCAGCTGACCTGTCAGTCGATCACATAAAGAACATATTCAGCTCTACTTGTCAACCAGTTTGAACAGTTAGCATGACTGACCATGACTGAACAAAAGGATCAGTTACAGAAAGCAGGTTACTTCAATtgagttttaaaataaagtagttttaaattCAGTAAAGTAACATTACTTCAATAAAACTATCAGCAGGTAATGTAATGTTCCACATCAATTGGACAATTAAAGAGGCTGTATTCAAGCATTTTAGCAAGCAAGACATTTGGAATCAAACCCCTATTTATGGCTGTATTTAAACCAATGAGTTACCTGGTCTGTTGTCTGTGGGAGGTGAAAGGAGGTCCCTCATCTGTGCATCTTTCAGTCCCTCCACCCACTGCACGTCCAGGGTGCGTAACAGAGGGCAGCTGGAGGTGCACAGGGCGGATACAGCCGCCCAAGAACACCCTGATAACTTTAACACTCGCAGACCTGAAAGACACAGCGACAGAAACACTGACTACTACTGAAGCAGAAACcaagccacaaaaaaaaaaatgtatagtaCTCGTTCTCTATAGATGAAGAATTGATCATTGTTGGGTACCTGGCAATCTGTTAATAAGCCAGCTTAATTGTTTCTTGGAAATGTTGGTCCAACTGAGGTCCAGGGACCCAGGCTGACGGCGGATAATCCCGCTCAGCATGAGTGGAGTGATGGAGGTGCAGCGGTTCAGATCGATCTTTGTCCACAGTCTCTTATCGCAGCACCTAACCGTCAAAGAGAAACATGATCAGTCTTCATGTTACACCAGTACTCtcacagcagagcagaacacTCAATGAACGTAAAAATGGAAACATGCTGTTTTAGCTGAGCTGTGTATTTACCATCTGTTCCATGTCTTGCAAACTctcatgcagacacacagctCCTGGTGTGTGAGATAGCCAAAGATCTTCATCCAGACCTCGCGCTGTATGACGTGGGTTTTCCCGTCTTTCAGTGGCAGTCTGTCGGGAGGTGGGCTTATCGGAGGAGGCCGGATGACGTGCCGCTCCATTTGGACACACTTGGGCGGAGAACGTGGAGGCACCGGCCGGTTGGTCGGCGTGCTCCTGTTGAAGCCCAGGGGAGTGATCTGACTCGGGTAGAAGTGGCGCAGTTCCCAGGGGGTCCCGTTCATCTCTTTGGTCTTGAGGTGGGGCCTCTGATCCCCCAGCTCGCTGCCGTTGCGGAACAGCCTCTTGGGTTCCTCGTTTTCAAACTCCGGCTGGACCTTGAGGGGCTGCCGGTTCTCGTTGGCCAGGCAGTCCTCTGTCTTCTGGATTTCCTGGTTCAGTGCTTTGCTCAGCTCCCTGCTCAGTTCCCTGTTAGGTAAACGGCGCTTACGGCGAGCCTTTGGACGCGGGCCTTTCTCCTGGGTCTCGCTTCCGCCCTCGCTGCTGGGGCCGGCCTGCGGAGAGCTGCACAGAGACTGGTCGCTGTCTGCGATGGGCGTTTTGAGGGAAGGAATCAAAAGTTCGTTCTTGGAATCTTTGTCATCTACTTCGTCCTCAGTAGGTCCCAAACGCCTGTTTCTCTCCGCACTGCTCCGGAAGAGAggctcttttccttcttcatcatcctcttcataTGCAtcttcgtcctcctcttctgtcttgATTGGGTGCAGAAGTTTGGAGAAATAAGGATCGTCTGACTTTTCCTGCAGGAAAAGACAGCATGAAAATGACTCTGGTTACTCTGGTAGAAGTAGAATTAACTCTAAACACCACATCTGAAACTTCTAATGTTACAGAATTAGAAGTCAGTGGCTCTGTGAAGGACATTTCTGACACGTACCTTCTTCCTCACGCTGAGGTCCTCTTCTTCGTCATCATCAAAAagcttcctctttttcctcagcTTGTCCTCAGGCCTTGGCCGGGGCAGGTTGCTGGGGGAGAGTAGCGGTGGCTGTCGATGGAGGTCGGTCTCAGGTCTGTACCGGGGTGTCTCCTCTCTTTCAGGTCTCCTCTTGGCTGTGGCAGAAAtgtccccctcctccttcacaGGCTTCTGTTCCCTCAGTAGAGAGCCAGGGAGGTTGGAGGCATACTTGAACCCTGGACCCCTTTTTTGCTTCAATGCCAAAGGGGACACAATTTGCAAGACAACTTTATACCTTTAGCCTATGGTGACGAGCAAACTCAGCTGTGCTACAGGCATATTCTAAAGTTTAAGAAAGTCATCACTCGACAACAATGACGCATAGTATGTCTGTGGTTTCCTGCTTCTGAAACAGTAACATGTGACAGACTTTCACAAACGAGacagtataaacaggaagtcGCAAACTGATCTATGTACATAAACTGAAAAGCAAAAGCAACTATTACCTAtgagtaatacacacacactcaaaaaaatcATCTGTTGTTATAGTAACTGTACCATTTTCAgagtagaaaaacaaaaagcacacacTAGTAACCTGTTACCTAATCTAGATCTTCTGACTCACACATATTTGTACTCACTTTTCCACTTTTCCCAGCATGGTTGCACTTGGGACACTCCCAGCAGTTAGGAAGCTCATCATTCACCACTCCTGAGGCGTCGCTGACCTGATGAATTGATgagaaaatgatttaaacaaTGACGACGTGCTTCAACCGACTGCTATGTACAGTTTGTTTAACGCAAACAAGACAAGGGAAGTGAAAGCGACTGTTTGGCAGGTCAGAATTTAACCTCAGCCATGCTGAACATGCACACTCTTGCTTCACACATTAAGCAAAAAAGAGAAGTTAAAGACTCCTCCTTGAGCAATGTGCACTTCTAAAATCGCTGTAATCTCTTAAATTGTTACATCTTATCTATAAGactgaagaaggaaaaaaaaaaaaacttaacacCTAAGTTGTTGCATGCTGCAAAACAACTAGACAGTGCATGTCTGAAAAACTGGTTTGACCAAGCCTGTGCTAGCAATgccctgttgtgtttttaatagaacAGTTACAAACAGGGTGTGTACagctttacattttgttttgcttttataaCAAAAAGGACTTCAGTGCTGCCACTAGTCAAGTTAATTATGACACTTCCTTTTAAAGGGAGTACACTCCATTGTTGGTGAGTCAGTCAAGTTCCTGATCATTTGTGGCATTGTCAAATCCTCAAACGTGATAGTGTCATGTTCGAGTCATAAGACTTCTGACTCAGATGGTAAGTATGTTGAATGTTATATAAGCAACACAATCTACATCCATTTACTTTCAGTAACAACAGTACAACCATGTGAGTCACTCACATTATGTTACCATGTATCCAGGATTCTTGGCACACCACTTTAACACACATGAGTCAACAAATGAATAActtggaagaggaggagcggTTCTCTGTTCCCAGGACGGCTCTCTGTACCTTGAGGCAGTTGGGATGGACGATCTCATTGCAGATGGAACACTCCATGAGCATGAAATTGAActtgtcctcctcttcttccagtGTGTCCTCTTTCCCAGCCTCCTTACACACCACGCACACCGCCGTGTGGGGCAGAACCGGCTGCACAGATGAACACAATGACAGTTTTACACCTTGTGCCTTGCAAACTTTATCTCTAATATTCAAAAGAGTGCACCGCTGACTCACCGCGATGCACTGTCTCATAATGCAGGACTGCTTCATGCGACCTGGCCCTCCGAACTTCTTCATGTCCTTGCAGAAGTGACACTCTCCACACTCGGTCCGGAGGCACGCCTCGCACTTTCGGCAGCGTGTCCTCCTGCGTCTGGCTCCAGACGAGCTGCGGTTGGACGGCAGCTTAACAGCTGAAGATGTCCCCATCTTGGGCTTCGGCCGGTTGGCTGCCCGCTGCTGTGAAGACACAAAGTTAGAGTGGTTAGACCCGACAATGCAATGTGTGTCAGTGGAAGGAGACGAcaaacagtcagtcagttatTAGAAGCAAGATAATGTGTGGGTGTGCAACGTACTGCATATTAGGCAGCTTACCTGTATTGAGCTAAGGGAATGTGTACCAGGActaacattaaaatgatgcttGGAATGTTACTCTAATATAATTTATGGATGAATCATATGTTACTTTACaagtgtatgcatgtgtgatattcattcatttgtc from Scomber japonicus isolate fScoJap1 chromosome 9, fScoJap1.pri, whole genome shotgun sequence includes the following:
- the kdm2ba gene encoding lysine (K)-specific demethylase 2Ba isoform X2 produces the protein MALSLSGDDEEYDSESEQRAANRPKPKMGTSSAVKLPSNRSSSGARRRRTRCRKCEACLRTECGECHFCKDMKKFGGPGRMKQSCIMRQCIAPVLPHTAVCVVCKEAGKEDTLEEEEDKFNFMLMECSICNEIVHPNCLKVSDASGVVNDELPNCWECPKCNHAGKSGKALKQKRGPGFKYASNLPGSLLREQKPVKEEGDISATAKRRPEREETPRYRPETDLHRQPPLLSPSNLPRPRPEDKLRKKRKLFDDDEEEDLSVRKKEKSDDPYFSKLLHPIKTEEEDEDAYEEDDEEGKEPLFRSSAERNRRLGPTEDEVDDKDSKNELLIPSLKTPIADSDQSLCSSPQAGPSSEGGSETQEKGPRPKARRKRRLPNRELSRELSKALNQEIQKTEDCLANENRQPLKVQPEFENEEPKRLFRNGSELGDQRPHLKTKEMNGTPWELRHFYPSQITPLGFNRSTPTNRPVPPRSPPKCVQMERHVIRPPPISPPPDRLPLKDGKTHVIQREVWMKIFGYLTHQELCVCMRVCKTWNRWCCDKRLWTKIDLNRCTSITPLMLSGIIRRQPGSLDLSWTNISKKQLSWLINRLPGLRVLKLSGCSWAAVSALCTSSCPLLRTLDVQWVEGLKDAQMRDLLSPPTDNRPGQLDNRCKLRNLEDLRLAGLDITDTSLRLISRQMPLLSRLDLSYCNHINDQSVNLLTAAGTTTRDSLTDINLSVCNRVTDHSLTFFKRCGSICQIDLRFCKQVTKTACERFIAEMSVSVPFRLKEDKLLQKTS
- the kdm2ba gene encoding lysine (K)-specific demethylase 2Ba isoform X1, encoding MALSLSGDDEEYDSESEQQRAANRPKPKMGTSSAVKLPSNRSSSGARRRRTRCRKCEACLRTECGECHFCKDMKKFGGPGRMKQSCIMRQCIAPVLPHTAVCVVCKEAGKEDTLEEEEDKFNFMLMECSICNEIVHPNCLKVSDASGVVNDELPNCWECPKCNHAGKSGKALKQKRGPGFKYASNLPGSLLREQKPVKEEGDISATAKRRPEREETPRYRPETDLHRQPPLLSPSNLPRPRPEDKLRKKRKLFDDDEEEDLSVRKKEKSDDPYFSKLLHPIKTEEEDEDAYEEDDEEGKEPLFRSSAERNRRLGPTEDEVDDKDSKNELLIPSLKTPIADSDQSLCSSPQAGPSSEGGSETQEKGPRPKARRKRRLPNRELSRELSKALNQEIQKTEDCLANENRQPLKVQPEFENEEPKRLFRNGSELGDQRPHLKTKEMNGTPWELRHFYPSQITPLGFNRSTPTNRPVPPRSPPKCVQMERHVIRPPPISPPPDRLPLKDGKTHVIQREVWMKIFGYLTHQELCVCMRVCKTWNRWCCDKRLWTKIDLNRCTSITPLMLSGIIRRQPGSLDLSWTNISKKQLSWLINRLPGLRVLKLSGCSWAAVSALCTSSCPLLRTLDVQWVEGLKDAQMRDLLSPPTDNRPGQLDNRCKLRNLEDLRLAGLDITDTSLRLISRQMPLLSRLDLSYCNHINDQSVNLLTAAGTTTRDSLTDINLSVCNRVTDHSLTFFKRCGSICQIDLRFCKQVTKTACERFIAEMSVSVPFRLKEDKLLQKTS
- the kdm2ba gene encoding lysine (K)-specific demethylase 2Ba isoform X3, whose product is MALSLSGDDEEYDSESEQQRAANRPKPKMGTSSAVKLPSNRSSSGARRRRTRCRKCEACLRTECGECHFCKDMKKFGGPGRMKQSCIMRQCIAPVLPHTAVCVVCKEAGKEDTLEEEEDKFNFMLMECSICNEIVHPNCLKVSDASGVVNDELPNCWECPKCNHAGKSGKQKRGPGFKYASNLPGSLLREQKPVKEEGDISATAKRRPEREETPRYRPETDLHRQPPLLSPSNLPRPRPEDKLRKKRKLFDDDEEEDLSVRKKEKSDDPYFSKLLHPIKTEEEDEDAYEEDDEEGKEPLFRSSAERNRRLGPTEDEVDDKDSKNELLIPSLKTPIADSDQSLCSSPQAGPSSEGGSETQEKGPRPKARRKRRLPNRELSRELSKALNQEIQKTEDCLANENRQPLKVQPEFENEEPKRLFRNGSELGDQRPHLKTKEMNGTPWELRHFYPSQITPLGFNRSTPTNRPVPPRSPPKCVQMERHVIRPPPISPPPDRLPLKDGKTHVIQREVWMKIFGYLTHQELCVCMRVCKTWNRWCCDKRLWTKIDLNRCTSITPLMLSGIIRRQPGSLDLSWTNISKKQLSWLINRLPGLRVLKLSGCSWAAVSALCTSSCPLLRTLDVQWVEGLKDAQMRDLLSPPTDNRPGQLDNRCKLRNLEDLRLAGLDITDTSLRLISRQMPLLSRLDLSYCNHINDQSVNLLTAAGTTTRDSLTDINLSVCNRVTDHSLTFFKRCGSICQIDLRFCKQVTKTACERFIAEMSVSVPFRLKEDKLLQKTS
- the kdm2ba gene encoding lysine (K)-specific demethylase 2Ba isoform X4, with amino-acid sequence MALSLSGDDEEYDSESEQQRAANRPKPKMGTSSAVKLPSNRSSSGARRRRTRCRKCEACLRTECGECHFCKDMKKFGGPGRMKQSCIMRQCIAPVLPHTAVCVVCKEAGKEDTLEEEEDKFNFMLMECSICNEIVHPNCLKVSDASGVVNDELPNCWECPKCNHAGKSGKALKQKRGPGFKYASNLPGSLLREQKPVKEEGDISATAKRRPEREETPRYRPETDLHRQPPLLSPSNLPRPRPEDKLRKKRKLFDDDEEEDLSVRKKEKSDDPYFSKLLHPIKTEEEDEDAYEEDDEEGKEPLFRSSAERNRRLGPTEDEVDDKDSKNELLIPSLKTPIADSDQSLCSSPQAGPSSEGGSETQEKGPRPKARRKRRLPNRELSRELSKALNQEIQKTEDCLANENRQPLKVQPEFENEEPKRLFRNGSELGDQRPHLKTKEMNGTPWELRHFYPSQITPLGFNRSTPTNRPVPPRSPPKCVQMERHVIRPPPISPPPDRLPLKDGKTHVIQREVWMKIFGYLTHQELCVCMRVCKTWNRWCCDKRLWTKIDLNRCTSITPLMLSGIIRRQPGSLDLSWTNISKKQLSWLINRLPGLRVLKLSGCSWAAVSALCTSSCPLLRTLDVQWVEGLKDAQMRDLLSPPTDNRPGQLDNRCKLRNLEDLRLAGLDITDTSLRLISRQMPLLSRLDLSYCNHINDQSVNLLTAAGTTTRDSLTDINLSGEDRDLRNVSAGIYKFRIVFATGSQTIPLPSSSVVEASVKLTSASASR